A region of Deinococcus cellulosilyticus NBRC 106333 = KACC 11606 DNA encodes the following proteins:
- a CDS encoding phosphodiester glycosidase family protein, whose protein sequence is MRQPLRHVLWSVFLLGCLSPAMAASTYTVKRGDTLWSISQKHKITVDRLKAINHLKSNTIYSGQKLKVSGKPVQKVVVPRNPPLPFAVAMSSKKVLGVPVYAIHVNLAHPRVKISPLLPTAGLGHGGARLRYLAQQPELVAAINGGYFHPQSYIPAGDLVFQGRQLASGRIQTALSLTADNKARIHDRIGSWKGYETVIATGPHVVRSGRLVIQPRVEGYRDPAVWGRAKRSAVGLVNNEYLIFITSPQALTLAEVGKIMMKMKAKDVILLDGGSSAGMIWEKRLVVQPARALSFGIGVFLRRKV, encoded by the coding sequence ATGCGTCAACCTCTTCGGCATGTTCTGTGGTCCGTTTTTCTCCTGGGTTGCCTGAGCCCTGCAATGGCGGCCAGCACCTACACCGTCAAGCGAGGAGACACCCTGTGGAGCATCTCCCAGAAACACAAAATCACGGTTGACCGCCTGAAGGCCATCAACCATCTGAAAAGCAACACCATTTACTCAGGCCAGAAACTGAAGGTCAGTGGAAAACCTGTGCAGAAAGTTGTTGTTCCCAGAAACCCACCCCTGCCTTTTGCGGTGGCGATGTCCAGCAAAAAGGTTCTGGGTGTGCCTGTTTACGCCATCCATGTGAATCTGGCCCATCCCAGGGTCAAGATCAGTCCCCTGCTGCCCACTGCAGGTCTGGGGCATGGAGGGGCCCGATTGCGTTATCTGGCCCAGCAACCCGAACTGGTGGCGGCCATCAACGGCGGTTATTTTCACCCACAGTCTTACATTCCTGCGGGAGACCTGGTGTTTCAGGGCCGCCAGCTGGCCTCTGGACGCATTCAGACAGCACTGTCGCTCACCGCTGACAACAAGGCCCGCATCCATGACCGGATTGGCTCCTGGAAAGGCTACGAAACGGTGATTGCCACCGGGCCTCACGTGGTCCGCAGTGGGCGTCTGGTGATCCAGCCCAGGGTGGAGGGCTACCGTGACCCTGCCGTGTGGGGAAGGGCCAAGAGAAGTGCTGTGGGCCTTGTCAACAACGAGTACCTGATCTTCATCACCAGTCCTCAGGCGCTCACCCTTGCAGAGGTCGGCAAGATCATGATGAAAATGAAGGCAAAGGATGTGATTCTGCTTGATGGGGGCTCAAGCGCAGGCATGATCTGGGAAAAAAGGCTGGTGGTGCAACCTGCCCGTGCCCTGTCTTTCGGCATTGGTGTGTTCCTGCGCAGAAAAGTCTGA
- a CDS encoding diacylglycerol/lipid kinase family protein — MLRLIINPHASRGHLEDKLPRLLAALQQRGMRFSQHVTRHPAEVFQVAQGWDPLTDTLLAVGGDGTVQSVAKFAVQKGFQMGIVPFGSANDFASCLGWSTQPDEALRRLTEAVTPVDLGVMGEEGLFVNGLGMGFDALAGKLSYDAPAYLTGMPRYLWAVGKALKQLQNLQVQIVADGREIYAGPSFLVSVMNSTRYGGGFKVAPQAHPADGLLDIVIGKEISKSTLAAVLPLVVMGQHTALPYVMIARAREVTVRWERPQVCHLDGEMLQDRTECQICIQPAVLQLQGRLKNYS; from the coding sequence ATGCTCCGCCTGATCATCAACCCCCATGCCTCCAGAGGTCACCTTGAAGACAAGCTTCCCCGCCTGCTTGCTGCCTTGCAACAGCGGGGTATGCGTTTCTCCCAGCATGTGACCCGACACCCTGCAGAGGTGTTTCAGGTGGCGCAGGGCTGGGACCCATTAACCGACACCCTGCTGGCTGTGGGCGGAGATGGCACGGTGCAGTCTGTTGCAAAATTTGCTGTTCAAAAGGGTTTTCAGATGGGCATTGTCCCTTTTGGCAGCGCCAATGACTTTGCAAGCTGTCTGGGATGGAGCACCCAGCCTGATGAGGCCCTGCGCCGCCTGACAGAAGCAGTGACCCCTGTAGATCTGGGGGTCATGGGTGAAGAAGGCCTGTTTGTGAACGGCCTGGGCATGGGCTTTGACGCTCTGGCCGGGAAGCTCAGCTATGATGCTCCCGCGTACCTGACAGGGATGCCTCGCTACCTCTGGGCGGTAGGGAAGGCCCTGAAGCAACTGCAGAATTTGCAGGTGCAGATTGTGGCAGATGGGCGTGAAATCTACGCTGGCCCTTCCTTTCTGGTGTCAGTGATGAACTCCACCCGTTATGGCGGTGGGTTCAAAGTGGCCCCCCAGGCCCATCCCGCAGATGGCCTGCTGGACATCGTGATTGGCAAAGAGATCAGCAAAAGCACCCTCGCTGCAGTGTTGCCTCTGGTGGTCATGGGCCAGCACACTGCCCTGCCTTATGTGATGATTGCACGGGCCAGAGAGGTCACCGTGCGCTGGGAACGGCCCCAGGTATGCCACCTGGATGGCGAGATGCTGCAGGACCGCACCGAATGCCAGATTTGCATTCAGCCTGCCGTTCTGCAGCTTCAGGGCCGCCTGAAAAACTACAGCTGA
- a CDS encoding bifunctional diguanylate cyclase/phosphodiesterase, with translation MNPSGVIKAKWFTALAVLFVMVVGGVIVGLSEKQAFEMDRRIVQQRSDEQIRALQHELENSISAVYALAAVVRQNKGTVDEFYPLAEQMLQVYPGIRALQLAPEGIIRYTHPYLNNDAAFGLNLFTDERTKVYSEQAVKTRKLTLAGPVELIQGGQGLVARNPVFLQDGRFWGFVQVVLDLPQLLRLANLSLLEQEGYSYRLTFTNPNNDQQQSIAASQSPLTDHPLAVPIQVPNGKWMLEVTPAQGWLDATAILLKSIFVLVLSGMVGLLVWLIMRQPLKLTQIVMERTQELGESLALLEAIFDATSDAMLVVDSGGRMVTCNTQFLTLWGISRQELQNYGNLALRYPPILKQISDFEAFREVLQESLRSPERTQSDLIYLENGRALEYISKPYYLHQQIRGKLWAFQDVTQRRRAEERVRTLAYYDRLTLLPNRAYLEENGPRLLQEVHESNGTLAFLYLDLDNFKTINDSLGPNIGDRVLHYFGQRLKQVLSVRDQLIHLSGDEFVLLMPHITPQKVQDTLQEIIELTRQPFAIEGKQLLATPSIGVVFYPQDGTDLDTLMRNADTAMHQAKATGRNTYQIFTPEMSKAATERLQVETDLRQAIENNEFIVFYQPIINAQTGECIAAEALIRWLHPEKGMIPPIRFIPIAESTGLILPLGRWILNEVCRQNHEWRENGQPMIPIGVNFSALQFRQNDVLDTIQEALERFDLPAQYLQVELTESLVMQDVEKTTQILHDLSRLGVMSAIDDFGTGYSSLAYLKRFPIRKIKIDRSFIRDLTHDPDDQILVKAMIDLARNMHLHVVAEGVEDEQQLQVLRSMGCHEIQGYLISRPVPAKEFQQFLGNLSTAPSFRNKLD, from the coding sequence ATGAACCCGAGTGGAGTCATCAAAGCCAAATGGTTCACTGCCCTGGCCGTGTTGTTTGTGATGGTGGTGGGCGGGGTGATCGTTGGCCTGTCTGAAAAGCAGGCGTTCGAGATGGACCGCAGAATCGTCCAGCAGCGGTCCGATGAGCAGATTCGTGCCCTGCAGCATGAACTGGAGAACTCCATTTCTGCGGTATACGCTCTGGCTGCTGTGGTGCGGCAGAACAAAGGAACGGTGGATGAGTTCTATCCTCTGGCCGAACAGATGCTGCAGGTCTATCCGGGCATCCGTGCCCTGCAACTTGCCCCTGAAGGCATCATCCGTTACACCCACCCGTACCTGAACAATGACGCTGCTTTTGGCCTGAACCTCTTCACCGATGAACGCACCAAAGTGTACTCCGAGCAGGCGGTGAAGACCCGCAAACTCACCCTGGCAGGCCCTGTGGAGTTGATTCAGGGCGGGCAGGGTCTGGTGGCCCGCAACCCTGTCTTCTTGCAGGATGGGCGCTTCTGGGGCTTCGTACAGGTGGTGCTGGATCTGCCCCAGCTTCTCAGGCTGGCGAACCTCTCCCTGCTGGAACAGGAGGGGTACAGCTATCGACTGACCTTCACCAATCCCAACAACGACCAGCAACAATCCATTGCAGCCTCCCAGAGCCCTCTGACAGATCACCCTCTGGCAGTGCCCATCCAGGTGCCCAATGGGAAATGGATGCTGGAAGTCACTCCCGCCCAGGGGTGGCTGGACGCCACGGCCATCCTGCTGAAAAGCATTTTTGTGCTGGTGCTTTCTGGGATGGTGGGCCTGCTGGTCTGGCTGATCATGCGTCAGCCCCTGAAGCTCACCCAGATCGTGATGGAACGCACCCAGGAACTGGGAGAATCGCTGGCCCTGCTGGAAGCCATTTTTGATGCCACCAGCGATGCCATGCTGGTGGTGGACAGTGGGGGCCGCATGGTGACCTGCAACACCCAGTTTCTGACCCTGTGGGGGATCTCCAGGCAGGAACTGCAGAACTACGGGAATCTGGCTTTGCGGTACCCTCCCATCCTCAAGCAGATCAGCGATTTTGAGGCTTTCCGGGAGGTGCTGCAGGAATCCCTGCGCTCCCCTGAACGCACACAGAGTGACCTGATCTATCTGGAGAATGGTCGGGCACTGGAATACATCTCCAAGCCTTACTACCTGCACCAGCAGATCCGTGGGAAACTCTGGGCTTTCCAGGACGTTACACAGCGCCGCAGGGCAGAGGAGAGGGTCAGAACACTGGCTTACTATGACCGTCTGACCCTGCTTCCAAACCGCGCCTACCTGGAAGAAAACGGCCCCAGACTCCTGCAGGAGGTGCACGAGAGCAATGGCACCCTTGCTTTTCTGTACCTTGATCTGGACAATTTCAAAACCATCAATGATTCGCTTGGCCCCAACATTGGAGACCGGGTGCTGCACTATTTTGGCCAGCGCCTCAAGCAGGTGCTTTCTGTGCGGGACCAGCTCATTCACCTCAGTGGAGATGAATTTGTGCTGTTGATGCCCCACATCACCCCCCAGAAGGTGCAAGACACCCTGCAGGAGATCATCGAACTGACCCGGCAGCCCTTTGCCATTGAGGGCAAGCAACTGCTGGCCACACCCAGCATCGGGGTGGTGTTCTACCCGCAGGACGGGACGGACCTCGATACCCTGATGCGCAATGCAGACACCGCCATGCACCAGGCCAAAGCCACCGGGCGCAACACCTACCAGATCTTCACCCCAGAAATGAGCAAAGCGGCCACCGAACGCCTGCAGGTGGAAACCGACCTGCGGCAGGCCATTGAAAACAATGAGTTCATCGTCTTTTACCAGCCGATCATCAATGCGCAGACCGGAGAGTGCATAGCTGCAGAAGCCCTGATCCGCTGGCTGCATCCTGAGAAGGGCATGATTCCCCCCATCCGTTTCATTCCCATTGCTGAATCCACGGGCCTGATCCTGCCCCTTGGACGCTGGATTCTCAATGAGGTCTGCCGCCAGAACCATGAGTGGCGTGAAAACGGTCAGCCCATGATCCCGATTGGCGTGAACTTCTCTGCCCTGCAATTCAGACAGAATGATGTGCTGGACACCATCCAGGAGGCCCTTGAGCGCTTTGATCTGCCTGCCCAGTACCTGCAGGTGGAACTCACCGAGAGCCTGGTCATGCAGGATGTGGAAAAAACCACCCAGATCCTGCACGACCTCAGTCGTCTGGGGGTCATGAGCGCCATTGATGACTTTGGGACAGGGTACTCCAGTCTGGCCTACCTGAAGCGTTTTCCCATCCGCAAAATCAAGATTGACCGCTCATTCATCCGGGACCTCACCCATGACCCGGACGATCAGATTCTGGTGAAGGCCATGATTGATCTGGCCCGCAACATGCATCTGCACGTGGTGGCGGAAGGGGTTGAAGACGAACAGCAACTGCAGGTCCTGCGCAGCATGGGGTGCCATGAAATCCAGGGGTATTTGATCAGCCGCCCAGTGCCAGCAAAAGAATTTCAGCAGTTTCTGGGGAACCTCAGCACGGCCCCCAGTTTCAGAAACAAGCTGGATTGA
- the wecB gene encoding non-hydrolyzing UDP-N-acetylglucosamine 2-epimerase: MRVVVAFGTRPEATKMAPVYQALHLQPGITPLMLVTGQHRQQLDDALAVFGLTPDEDLDVMTDRQTLPGLVAKIVPAAAQKLKEMQADYVLVHGDTTTTFCVALAAFLEGIPVGHVEAGLRSGSMREPFPEEANRKLTDVLTDLDFAPTTLSRENLLKEGKNPQGIIVTGQTAVDAVRQVAARSGLRPEWQGRKLVTITMHRRENLPVMSDLAGVLRKVAEAHPDHHFVYPVHLNPAVREAVYPVLQGLPNMELTEPLNYADMAALMQASELLITDSGGLQEEGAALNVPVAVLRNVTERPEGLEAGVLKLAGTEPESSYRVLSGLLSSPEELKYMRTRPNPYGDGLASQRIAQAVAWRLGLAERPADWGTVLEHS, from the coding sequence ATGCGTGTCGTTGTTGCATTTGGTACCCGCCCCGAGGCCACCAAAATGGCCCCTGTTTATCAGGCCCTGCACCTCCAGCCTGGCATCACCCCACTGATGCTGGTGACCGGGCAGCATCGCCAGCAACTGGATGATGCCCTTGCTGTGTTTGGGCTGACCCCTGATGAAGATCTGGATGTCATGACCGATCGCCAGACCCTTCCTGGTCTGGTGGCAAAGATTGTTCCTGCAGCTGCCCAGAAACTGAAAGAGATGCAGGCCGATTATGTGCTGGTGCATGGAGACACCACCACCACCTTCTGTGTGGCCCTGGCTGCTTTTCTGGAAGGGATTCCGGTGGGGCACGTCGAGGCTGGCCTTCGCAGTGGCAGCATGCGAGAACCCTTCCCTGAAGAGGCCAACCGGAAACTCACAGATGTGTTGACCGATCTGGATTTCGCTCCCACCACACTGAGCCGCGAGAACCTGCTCAAAGAGGGCAAAAACCCCCAGGGCATCATCGTGACGGGACAGACAGCTGTGGATGCCGTGCGTCAGGTGGCTGCACGTTCAGGACTGCGCCCGGAGTGGCAGGGCAGGAAATTGGTGACCATCACCATGCACCGTCGCGAGAACCTGCCTGTGATGTCTGATCTGGCAGGGGTGCTGCGAAAGGTGGCTGAGGCCCATCCAGACCATCACTTTGTTTATCCGGTTCACCTCAATCCTGCGGTGCGAGAAGCTGTCTATCCTGTGCTGCAGGGCCTCCCCAACATGGAATTGACCGAACCTCTGAACTATGCAGACATGGCTGCCCTGATGCAAGCCAGTGAACTGCTCATCACCGACAGTGGTGGTCTGCAGGAGGAGGGGGCAGCCCTGAACGTGCCTGTTGCTGTGTTGCGCAATGTCACTGAGCGTCCTGAAGGCCTGGAAGCAGGGGTGTTGAAGCTTGCAGGAACAGAGCCAGAGTCATCCTACAGGGTGCTCTCCGGGTTGCTTTCCAGTCCTGAGGAGCTCAAATACATGCGCACCCGTCCCAATCCATACGGGGATGGCCTGGCCAGCCAGCGCATTGCTCAGGCGGTTGCCTGGCGGCTGGGTCTGGCTGAGCGGCCAGCGGACTGGGGCACTGTTCTGGAGCACTCCTGA
- a CDS encoding glycosyltransferase family 4 protein, translating into MDFLHQLGIADPLGKGPVSVLLTFLVAWFLTQRFMPRVREFAIKVGWADMPNERRLNKEPLPNAGGLAIFGGFIASIVVAWALRPILIEHLQVQVLAILLGGALLAFTGFIDDQFELPPLFRMVVQLIAAALLVVNGLHIDLGVVPWFRDLLGDSIGIWNIIITLGWIIGITNAVNLMDGVDGVAGGIGFIASMVLIAVSAQSPDRAAAVIILAGLAGAVLGYLRYNFNPSQIIMGDTGAYLIGYTLAAVALLGTLPESQNPSLIAPFLFLALPILDTTQVFIGRIRKGKSPLKPDKTHLHHRLLQRTGSARTTSVIIWGITLTLNVIGMVAQGISPMVIAVTVLIIAGALGWVAYRRVRALNKERTLN; encoded by the coding sequence ATGGATTTTCTGCATCAACTGGGAATTGCCGATCCTCTTGGCAAGGGGCCGGTCAGTGTGCTGCTCACCTTTCTGGTGGCCTGGTTTTTGACCCAGCGCTTCATGCCCAGGGTGCGGGAGTTTGCCATCAAGGTGGGCTGGGCGGACATGCCCAACGAGCGTCGCCTGAACAAGGAACCTCTGCCCAACGCCGGAGGACTTGCCATTTTTGGAGGCTTCATTGCTTCCATTGTGGTGGCCTGGGCTTTGCGCCCCATCCTGATTGAACACCTGCAGGTGCAGGTCCTGGCCATTCTGCTCGGGGGTGCCCTGCTGGCTTTTACCGGTTTCATTGATGACCAGTTCGAGTTGCCCCCCCTCTTTCGCATGGTGGTGCAACTGATTGCCGCTGCCCTGCTGGTGGTCAACGGTCTGCACATCGATCTGGGTGTGGTGCCCTGGTTCAGGGACCTGCTGGGAGACAGCATCGGGATCTGGAACATCATCATCACCCTGGGCTGGATCATCGGGATCACCAATGCCGTGAACCTGATGGACGGGGTGGATGGGGTTGCCGGAGGCATTGGTTTCATTGCCTCCATGGTGCTGATTGCGGTCAGTGCCCAGTCTCCAGACCGTGCTGCTGCCGTGATCATTCTGGCTGGACTTGCGGGGGCTGTGCTGGGTTACCTGCGGTACAACTTCAATCCCAGTCAGATCATCATGGGAGACACCGGAGCCTACCTGATCGGGTACACCCTGGCTGCGGTGGCCCTGCTGGGAACGCTTCCCGAGAGCCAGAACCCCTCCCTGATTGCCCCCTTCCTTTTCCTGGCCCTGCCCATTCTGGACACCACGCAGGTGTTCATTGGCCGGATTCGCAAAGGGAAGAGTCCCCTTAAACCCGACAAGACCCACCTGCACCACCGCCTCTTGCAGCGCACTGGAAGTGCCCGTACCACCTCGGTGATCATCTGGGGCATCACCCTCACCCTGAACGTGATTGGCATGGTGGCCCAGGGGATTTCTCCGATGGTGATTGCCGTGACGGTGCTGATCATCGCTGGCGCTCTGGGCTGGGTGGCCTACCGCCGTGTGCGTGCTTTGAACAAGGAAAGGACATTGAATTGA
- the upp gene encoding uracil phosphoribosyltransferase: MVTVVKHPLVQHKLTLLRDENTGVKDFRQLAAEISTLMAYEAMRDLELENVTVKTPITTSEFPVLSGKKLALIAILRAGLIMADAIVQLIPAAKVGHIGLYRDPETLKPVEYYVKLPQDISERRVFVLDPMLATGGSAIDAIRTLQARGAQNIKLMSILAAPEGIRAVEEACPDVDIVVAAIDSHLNDHGYIVPGLGDAGDRIYGTK, encoded by the coding sequence ATGGTCACTGTGGTCAAGCACCCCCTGGTACAACACAAACTGACGCTTCTCAGAGATGAAAACACCGGAGTCAAGGACTTCCGTCAGCTCGCAGCAGAAATCTCCACCCTGATGGCCTATGAGGCCATGCGCGATCTGGAACTTGAAAACGTCACGGTGAAAACCCCCATCACCACCTCCGAGTTTCCTGTGCTCTCTGGCAAGAAACTGGCCCTCATTGCCATCCTGCGGGCCGGTCTGATCATGGCAGACGCCATTGTGCAACTGATTCCCGCTGCCAAAGTGGGTCACATCGGGTTGTACCGTGATCCTGAAACCCTCAAGCCTGTCGAGTATTACGTGAAGCTGCCCCAGGACATTTCCGAGCGCCGAGTTTTCGTGCTTGATCCGATGCTGGCCACCGGAGGGAGCGCCATTGATGCGATCCGCACCCTGCAGGCCAGAGGGGCACAGAACATCAAGCTGATGAGCATTCTGGCTGCTCCAGAAGGCATCCGTGCCGTAGAAGAAGCCTGTCCTGATGTGGACATTGTGGTGGCGGCAATCGACTCCCACCTCAATGACCACGGTTACATCGTTCCCGGTCTGGGCGACGCTGGAGACCGCATTTACGGGACCAAGTGA
- a CDS encoding phosphotransferase family protein — MLTELSQAYGPLEFIQESKHSLTYRTGRYVLKLYREKHQAALEADNLKRAGLGHLVHEVRITDEGELLVTHRFPGLPVTAHTLRSALPELKRFLDTLHQQRSGERVELASVERKLTQFQDIRDPENEFLFVVLERALEQGLLETEGMFCHLDLWSNNILVSDDGEVLVIDWVRAQFDDPMRDIALLKAGTLDLLPDHEALQAALAYVRTPAEQERFKAYLALTYLNDLHWIPRNTPHTVATELPFKLERARHSLGVLAEF, encoded by the coding sequence GTGCTTACGGAACTTTCACAAGCTTATGGACCCCTGGAATTCATACAGGAAAGTAAGCACAGCCTGACCTACCGCACCGGACGGTATGTCCTGAAGCTGTACCGTGAGAAGCATCAGGCGGCTTTAGAGGCCGACAACCTGAAGCGTGCCGGTCTGGGCCATCTGGTCCATGAGGTGCGCATCACCGATGAGGGAGAGTTGCTGGTCACCCACCGCTTCCCTGGGCTTCCGGTTACAGCGCACACCCTCAGAAGTGCTCTCCCAGAGCTGAAGCGGTTTCTGGACACCTTGCACCAGCAGCGTTCAGGAGAGAGGGTGGAACTTGCTTCTGTAGAACGCAAACTGACCCAGTTTCAGGACATCCGTGACCCTGAAAACGAATTTCTGTTTGTGGTGCTGGAACGGGCTCTGGAACAGGGTCTGCTGGAAACCGAAGGCATGTTCTGCCATCTGGACCTGTGGAGCAACAACATCCTGGTCAGCGATGACGGGGAAGTGCTGGTGATCGACTGGGTGAGGGCACAGTTCGATGACCCGATGCGGGACATTGCCCTGCTGAAAGCTGGAACCCTGGACCTCCTGCCAGACCATGAAGCCTTGCAGGCCGCTCTGGCCTATGTGCGCACCCCTGCAGAGCAGGAACGCTTCAAGGCCTACCTGGCCCTGACCTACCTCAACGACCTGCACTGGATTCCCCGCAACACCCCGCACACGGTGGCCACCGAGCTCCCATTCAAGCTGGAACGGGCCCGTCACTCGCTGGGGGTTCTGGCCGAGTTTTGA
- a CDS encoding zinc-dependent alcohol dehydrogenase family protein — protein sequence MKAVLFHAFNTRPEYTDVPDPVARPDGVVLKVEATGVCRSDWHGWVGHDRDIVLPHVPGHELAGTVLEVGKDIRNWKVGDRVTLPFVCGCGHCGACQSGNQQVCDHQFQPGFTHWGSFAEYVGIHYADQNLVRMPESMDFVTAASLGCRFATSFRAVVHQGRVRGGEWVAVHGCGGVGLSALMIAKALGAAVVAIDIDDQKLEFARALGADVTLNSKNTPDVVEVIRDLTGGGAHVSLDALGHTVTCFNSIACLRTRGRHVQVGLMLAEQQHPPIPMDRVIAKELEIYGSHGMQAHAYPEMLRMIAQGLLKPELLIGRRITLEESIDALVHMNTFAGTGVTVVDRFASSL from the coding sequence ATGAAAGCCGTCCTCTTCCATGCCTTTAACACCCGCCCTGAGTACACCGATGTTCCCGATCCTGTGGCCCGTCCTGATGGGGTGGTCCTGAAAGTGGAGGCCACCGGGGTATGCCGCAGCGACTGGCATGGCTGGGTGGGGCATGACAGAGACATTGTTTTGCCCCATGTGCCCGGGCATGAACTCGCTGGAACGGTTCTCGAGGTTGGCAAGGACATCCGCAACTGGAAGGTCGGGGACCGGGTGACCCTGCCTTTTGTGTGTGGCTGTGGTCATTGTGGGGCGTGTCAGTCGGGCAACCAGCAGGTCTGTGACCACCAGTTCCAGCCCGGATTCACCCACTGGGGCTCTTTTGCGGAGTACGTGGGGATTCACTACGCAGACCAGAACCTGGTGCGCATGCCGGAGAGCATGGACTTTGTGACCGCTGCCAGTCTGGGGTGTCGTTTCGCCACGTCCTTCCGTGCTGTGGTGCACCAGGGCAGGGTCAGAGGGGGAGAGTGGGTGGCTGTGCATGGCTGTGGGGGTGTGGGCCTTTCTGCCCTCATGATTGCGAAGGCTCTGGGCGCGGCAGTGGTGGCCATTGACATTGATGACCAGAAACTGGAGTTTGCCCGTGCACTGGGCGCAGATGTGACCCTCAACAGCAAAAACACTCCAGACGTGGTGGAGGTCATCCGTGACCTGACAGGTGGAGGAGCCCATGTCTCACTGGACGCCCTGGGGCATACCGTCACCTGCTTCAACTCCATCGCCTGCCTGAGGACCAGGGGTCGTCATGTGCAGGTGGGTCTGATGCTTGCAGAACAGCAACATCCACCCATCCCGATGGACCGGGTGATCGCAAAGGAACTCGAAATCTACGGCAGCCATGGCATGCAGGCCCACGCCTACCCTGAGATGCTCCGCATGATTGCACAGGGCCTGCTGAAACCAGAATTGCTGATTGGCAGGCGCATCACCCTGGAAGAATCCATTGATGCCCTGGTGCACATGAACACTTTCGCAGGCACGGGTGTCACCGTGGTGGACCGCTTTGCATCAAGCCTCTGA
- the pruA gene encoding L-glutamate gamma-semialdehyde dehydrogenase yields MLKIGPFQTESFIDYTKPENVKAHQDALKKVRQDLGKTVPLIINGERIFTEEKLTSINPCDIQEVVGYSSKATIEHAEQALQGAWEAFSWWKNWTMDARARILIKAAKLLRDRRHEFNALMALEAGKNYAEADVETAEAIDFLEYYGRQADKYAHPAETFPYPGEENELHWIPLGVGVSISPWNFPLAIFAGMLTAPIVVGNTIIVKPAEDTSLIAAKFIDLLIEAGLPAGVVQFLPGVGEEVGDYLVKHAKTRFITFTGSRSVGLYIHAEAAKVVKGQKWIKRTIMELGGKDAMIVDETADLENAVTSAVQSAFGFNGQKCSAMSRLILVDAIHDEVLAKFVERTKALTVGNAEDNSNVTAVVNDESFEKIQKYIEIGKTEAKLETGGTADGSKGYFIQPTIFSGVDPNARIAQEEVFGPFVAVFRARDFDHALEIANSTEYGLTGGVHSRDRARLEKARAEFEVGNLYFNRKITGALVGVQPFGGYNMSGTDSKAGGPDYLANFLQLKTVTERF; encoded by the coding sequence ATGCTGAAAATTGGACCCTTTCAAACCGAATCCTTCATTGACTACACCAAGCCTGAAAACGTCAAAGCCCATCAGGACGCCCTGAAGAAAGTCCGTCAGGACCTGGGCAAGACCGTTCCCCTGATCATCAACGGTGAGCGCATTTTCACCGAAGAGAAACTGACCTCCATCAACCCCTGTGACATTCAGGAAGTGGTGGGCTACTCCTCCAAAGCCACCATCGAGCACGCTGAACAGGCCCTGCAAGGCGCATGGGAAGCTTTCAGCTGGTGGAAAAACTGGACCATGGACGCCCGTGCCCGCATCCTGATCAAAGCTGCAAAACTGCTCAGAGACCGCCGCCATGAGTTCAATGCCCTGATGGCCCTGGAAGCAGGCAAAAACTACGCCGAAGCCGATGTGGAAACTGCAGAAGCCATCGACTTCCTGGAGTACTACGGACGCCAGGCCGACAAGTACGCCCATCCTGCAGAAACCTTCCCTTACCCCGGTGAGGAGAACGAACTGCACTGGATTCCCCTCGGTGTGGGTGTGTCCATCAGCCCCTGGAACTTCCCCCTGGCCATCTTTGCAGGCATGCTGACCGCTCCCATCGTGGTGGGCAACACCATCATCGTGAAGCCCGCCGAGGACACCAGCCTGATTGCTGCGAAATTCATCGACCTGCTGATTGAAGCTGGTCTGCCTGCTGGTGTGGTCCAGTTCCTGCCCGGCGTGGGCGAAGAAGTCGGGGATTACCTCGTCAAGCACGCGAAAACCCGTTTCATCACCTTCACGGGCTCACGTTCTGTGGGTCTCTACATCCATGCCGAGGCTGCCAAAGTGGTCAAAGGCCAGAAGTGGATCAAGCGCACCATCATGGAACTCGGGGGCAAAGACGCCATGATCGTCGATGAAACCGCCGATCTGGAAAACGCAGTGACCTCTGCCGTTCAGAGTGCTTTTGGCTTCAACGGTCAGAAGTGCAGTGCCATGAGCCGCCTGATCCTCGTCGATGCCATCCATGACGAGGTGCTGGCCAAATTTGTCGAGCGCACAAAAGCCCTGACGGTTGGCAATGCAGAAGACAACAGCAACGTCACTGCTGTGGTGAACGACGAGTCCTTCGAGAAGATCCAGAAGTACATCGAAATCGGCAAGACCGAGGCCAAACTGGAAACCGGTGGCACTGCTGACGGCAGCAAAGGCTACTTCATCCAGCCCACCATCTTCTCTGGTGTGGACCCCAATGCCCGCATCGCCCAGGAAGAAGTGTTCGGACCCTTCGTGGCCGTGTTCCGTGCCCGTGACTTCGACCACGCGCTGGAAATTGCCAACAGCACCGAGTACGGCCTGACTGGTGGCGTGCACTCCCGTGACCGTGCCCGTCTGGAAAAAGCCCGCGCAGAATTTGAAGTGGGCAACCTCTACTTCAACCGCAAAATCACCGGTGCTCTGGTGGGTGTGCAGCCCTTCGGCGGGTACAACATGAGTGGTACGGACTCCAAAGCTGGCGGTCCCGACTACCTTGCCAACTTCCTGCAACTGAAGACCGTGACTGAGCGGTTCTGA